One genomic segment of candidate division KSB1 bacterium includes these proteins:
- a CDS encoding ABC transporter ATP-binding protein: protein MPNNIVEVKNVSKSYHRDSLAIRVLENINLSVPEGEFLALMGPSGSGKSTLLNLIAGIDRPDNGRGAIIVANEEITKLTESQLANWRARHIGFVFQFYNLIPVLTAFENVELPLLLTHLSKSERRERVQIALNVVGLSDRMHHYPKQLSGGQQQRVAIARAIVADPTLIVADEPTGDLDKNSAVEVLSLLERLNREFNKTIIMVTHDQRAADKAHTVRHLDKGELV, encoded by the coding sequence ATGCCGAACAACATCGTCGAAGTCAAAAACGTTTCCAAATCATACCACCGCGACAGCCTGGCAATTCGCGTGCTGGAGAACATCAACCTGAGCGTGCCCGAGGGGGAATTCCTGGCGTTGATGGGGCCTTCCGGCTCGGGCAAGTCCACTTTGCTGAATCTGATCGCGGGCATCGACCGCCCCGACAATGGCCGCGGCGCGATCATCGTGGCCAATGAAGAGATCACCAAGCTGACGGAATCCCAGCTCGCCAACTGGCGGGCACGCCACATCGGTTTTGTCTTTCAGTTTTACAATCTCATCCCCGTGTTGACGGCATTCGAAAACGTCGAGTTGCCGCTGCTGTTGACCCATCTCTCCAAAAGTGAGCGCCGCGAGCGCGTGCAGATCGCGCTCAACGTGGTGGGCTTGAGCGACCGCATGCACCATTACCCCAAACAGCTTTCCGGCGGGCAGCAGCAGCGCGTGGCGATTGCGCGCGCCATCGTGGCGGATCCCACGCTCATCGTCGCCGATGAGCCGACCGGTGACCTCGACAAGAATTCCGCCGTCGAGGTGCTGTCCCTGCTCGAGCGCCTCAACCGGGAATTCAACAAAACCATCATCATGGTCACGCACGACCAGCGCGCCGCCGACAAGGCGCACACCGTGCGCCATCTCGACAAGGGTGAGCTGGTATGA
- a CDS encoding efflux RND transporter periplasmic adaptor subunit, with translation MSESKSTDLSRLRIDRSRSETSNSTIRRRGRMILWGLLGAAVLLVLFFLFRAGFSTTVEVEAYNVIAVSPAQQNAVLTASGYVVAQRQAAVASKGTGRLVYLGVEEGDQVKEGQIIAQLEHSDLDAALAEAKASLNQALANLEQARAERADAEANFIRHQKLLADQLIARSAYDAAEARFKRAQAAVGAGEAAVQVARTRVRAAEIALEYTNIRAPFDGTVLTKNADVGEIVAPFGAATTARAAVVSIADMASLEVEADVSESNIQRIQPGQSCEIVLDAYPDTRYPGVVSKIVPTADRAKATVLTKIKFVERDQRVLPEMSAKVTFLAQPPATASINNERKILIPSSALTTRNGEQVVFVIRDGSVIATPVAVAGTSGSQLEVRSGLSEGQQIVRTPPANLQDGMRVKVVVK, from the coding sequence ATGTCAGAATCCAAATCCACAGATCTGTCGCGGCTGCGCATTGATCGCAGCCGTTCCGAAACTTCCAACAGCACCATCCGCCGGCGCGGCAGAATGATTTTGTGGGGCTTGCTGGGCGCAGCGGTGCTGCTGGTGTTGTTCTTTCTGTTCCGTGCGGGATTCAGCACGACAGTGGAGGTGGAAGCCTACAATGTCATCGCAGTATCGCCGGCGCAGCAAAATGCCGTTTTGACGGCGAGTGGTTATGTGGTGGCGCAGCGCCAGGCCGCGGTGGCTTCCAAGGGCACCGGCCGGCTGGTCTATCTCGGGGTGGAGGAGGGGGATCAAGTCAAGGAGGGGCAAATCATCGCGCAGCTCGAGCACAGCGATTTGGATGCGGCGCTGGCCGAGGCGAAAGCCAGCCTCAATCAAGCGCTGGCCAATCTGGAACAGGCCCGGGCGGAACGTGCCGATGCCGAAGCGAATTTCATCCGGCATCAGAAGCTGCTGGCGGATCAATTGATCGCGCGCTCGGCATACGATGCCGCCGAAGCTCGCTTCAAACGTGCGCAAGCCGCGGTGGGGGCGGGGGAAGCAGCAGTCCAGGTTGCCCGCACGCGCGTGCGCGCCGCGGAAATCGCGCTGGAGTATACCAACATCCGCGCACCCTTTGACGGCACCGTGCTCACCAAAAATGCCGACGTCGGCGAAATTGTGGCTCCCTTCGGCGCAGCCACCACCGCACGCGCTGCCGTGGTCTCGATTGCCGACATGGCCTCGCTCGAAGTGGAGGCGGACGTTTCGGAATCCAATATTCAGCGCATCCAGCCGGGGCAATCGTGTGAAATCGTGCTCGATGCTTATCCGGATACGCGTTATCCCGGGGTGGTCAGCAAGATTGTGCCCACGGCCGATCGCGCCAAAGCCACGGTGCTGACCAAAATCAAATTCGTCGAGCGGGATCAGCGCGTGCTGCCCGAGATGAGCGCCAAGGTGACCTTTCTCGCGCAACCGCCGGCAACGGCAAGCATCAACAATGAGCGGAAAATTCTCATCCCGTCCTCGGCGCTGACGACACGCAACGGAGAACAGGTGGTTTTTGTCATCCGCGACGGCAGTGTCATCGCGACGCCCGTGGCGGTGGCCGGCACCAGCGGCAGCCAGCTCGAAGTGCGCAGCGGCCTGTCGGAAGGCCAGCAAATCGTGCGCACGCCCCCGGCAAATTTGCAGGATGGGATGAGAGTGAAGGTGGTGGTGAAATAG
- the moaC gene encoding cyclic pyranopterin monophosphate synthase MoaC, with translation MLQPPKLTHVNASGEATMVDVGEKEVTRREAVARGEVLMQPETIALLARKALPKGDALAAARLAGIMAAKKTGELIPLCHPLGLDYIDVQINVQSDRLALEATVRCSGKTGVEMEALTAVAVAGLTLYDMCKAVDREMVIGQIRLVKKSGGRSGEYRRPGEEFAPEGAAATS, from the coding sequence ATGCTGCAGCCCCCAAAATTGACCCATGTCAACGCCAGCGGCGAAGCCACGATGGTGGATGTGGGAGAAAAGGAAGTGACCCGTCGGGAAGCCGTTGCGCGCGGTGAAGTCCTGATGCAGCCGGAAACCATCGCGTTGCTGGCTCGTAAAGCTCTGCCCAAAGGTGACGCGCTTGCGGCCGCGCGTCTGGCCGGCATCATGGCCGCCAAAAAAACCGGCGAATTGATTCCATTGTGCCATCCCCTCGGCCTTGATTATATCGACGTCCAGATCAACGTGCAGTCCGACCGGCTTGCCCTCGAGGCCACCGTTCGTTGTAGCGGCAAAACCGGCGTGGAGATGGAAGCGCTGACCGCAGTGGCGGTTGCCGGCTTGACGTTGTATGACATGTGCAAAGCGGTGGACCGCGAGATGGTGATTGGACAAATCCGATTAGTGAAAAAAAGCGGCGGCCGCAGTGGCGAATATCGCCGTCCGGGAGAAGAGTTTGCGCCGGAGGGCGCAGCCGCCACGTCTTGA
- a CDS encoding ABC transporter permease encodes MKVFKLIFKNALRHKLRTLLTMLGIAVALLAFGLIRTVINAWYAGVEASAQNRLVTRSAVSLIQPLPLAYREQLLKVPGVKSVGYANWFGAYYGDPNNFFANFAVDENYLEMYPEFVVPPEQKESYLRERNACVVGRKLAERFGWKLGQTVTLTGTIFFGEWDFVIRGIYAGAQPGTDETAFLFHWDYLNERIRETNPGMADNVGWYMLLIDNQANPAVVSETVDAMFQNSFAETKTETERAFQQSFVSMSGAILAAMEAISVVVVFIVLLVLANTMAMTARERMAEYAVLKTLGFRPFHLVGLIGGESLVIALGGFAVGLVLMIYVCNGFATFLTSNLGNFFPVFELKNLTIILAFVSAVLVGVFAAVFPAWRAVRMHIADGLHRVA; translated from the coding sequence ATGAAAGTCTTCAAACTGATTTTCAAGAATGCCCTGCGCCACAAGCTGCGCACCCTTCTCACCATGCTGGGCATTGCCGTGGCCCTGCTGGCCTTCGGGTTGATTCGCACGGTGATCAACGCCTGGTATGCCGGGGTCGAGGCCTCCGCCCAAAACCGTCTGGTCACCCGCAGCGCGGTTTCACTCATTCAACCGCTGCCGCTGGCCTATCGCGAGCAATTGTTGAAGGTGCCGGGGGTGAAATCGGTGGGCTATGCCAACTGGTTCGGCGCTTATTACGGCGACCCCAACAATTTCTTCGCCAATTTCGCGGTGGATGAGAACTATCTCGAGATGTACCCGGAATTCGTCGTACCGCCCGAGCAGAAGGAAAGCTATTTGCGGGAGCGCAATGCCTGTGTCGTCGGCCGCAAACTGGCGGAGCGCTTCGGTTGGAAACTCGGTCAAACCGTCACGCTCACCGGCACCATCTTTTTCGGCGAGTGGGATTTCGTGATTCGCGGCATCTACGCCGGCGCGCAGCCGGGGACCGATGAGACCGCCTTCCTGTTTCACTGGGACTATCTCAATGAACGCATACGCGAAACCAATCCCGGCATGGCCGACAACGTCGGCTGGTACATGCTGTTGATCGACAATCAGGCGAATCCCGCGGTGGTGTCCGAAACCGTCGATGCCATGTTCCAGAACAGTTTCGCCGAAACCAAGACCGAGACGGAGCGCGCCTTCCAGCAGAGTTTTGTCTCGATGTCGGGCGCCATTCTCGCCGCGATGGAGGCGATCTCGGTGGTGGTGGTGTTCATCGTGCTGCTGGTGCTGGCCAACACCATGGCGATGACGGCGCGCGAGCGCATGGCGGAGTATGCCGTGCTCAAGACGCTCGGCTTCCGCCCCTTTCACCTGGTCGGGTTGATTGGCGGCGAATCGCTGGTCATTGCACTGGGCGGCTTTGCCGTCGGCCTGGTGCTCATGATTTATGTGTGCAACGGTTTTGCCACCTTTCTCACCTCGAATCTCGGCAATTTCTTCCCGGTGTTCGAGTTGAAGAACCTCACCATCATTTTGGCTTTTGTTTCCGCGGTTTTGGTGGGTGTGTTTGCCGCGGTTTTTCCGGCGTGGCGCGCCGTGCGCATGCATATCGCCGACGGTTTGCATCGTGTGGCCTGA